Proteins encoded together in one Mercenaria mercenaria strain notata chromosome 18, MADL_Memer_1, whole genome shotgun sequence window:
- the LOC123538440 gene encoding neural-cadherin-like yields the protein MQMTWNLIGLLVFATLFNTGECAITDWTLPSIATADGGSGTLTAKIDHGLTAGDATGITITATSDDGGGVSSYTKDSQTPSDVVFAIDNSGVVTITSGTVAYATTAVYTFVISANDAGGTASSATVTLSVNDLPAFSATQYSLTIDDATASGTTLTTLTATDDVNGGSLTYSFASGNTNTDWAISSAGVITTANTLAASTTGGYSLVLNAADSSLTGSATVWIVVTSCSGATAVLAGFMTLLMALIAHMY from the exons ATGCAGATGACCTGGAATCTGATTGGTTTGTTGGTATTCGCCACTCTTTTTAATACCGGAG aGTGTGCAATTACTGATTGGACATTACCAAGTATTGCTACCGCTGATGGGGGTAGTGGCACTTTGACTGCAAAAATTGACCATGGCTTAACTGCTGGCGATGCTACTGGTATTACCATAACGGCTACATCAGATGACGGAGGTGGTGTTTCATCTTACACGAAAGATTCGCAAACTCCAAGCGATGTAGTGTTTGCCATTGACAACTCTGGTGTTGTTACAATTACATCCGGCACAGTGGCCTACGCAACTACGGCTGTTTACACATTCGTCATTTC AGCTAACGATGCAGGTGGAACTGCCTCGTCTGCGACTGTGACACTCTCCGTAAACGACCTTCCAGCGTTCTCCGCAACTCAGTATAGCCTCACAATCGACGATGCAACGGCTTCAG GTACTACATTGACAACCTTAACGGCTACAGACGATGTAAACGGTGGAAGTTTGACATATTCATTTGCAA GTGGAAACACCAACACTGATTGGGCAATTAGCAGCGCTGGTGTAATTACTACAGCAAATACATTAGCGGCTTCTACAACCGGAGGATATTCCCTGGTTCTCAACGCTGCAGACAGTTCTCTGACTGGAAGTGCAACGGTTTGGATCGTTGTTACTTCATGTAGCGGAGCAACCGCAGTCTTGGCTGGCTTCATGACATTGTTGATGGCTTTAATAGCGCATATGTATTAA